TGAAGAAAAAAACCATCGCCATCGTAGGCTATGGCAGTCAGGGACACGCGCACGCGCGCAATCTGCATGACAGCGGTCTCAAAGTCATCGTCGGTCTGAGGAAAGAAAGCGCCTTCTGGAAACGCGCCGAAAAAGACGGACTGGAAGTTCATACCGTGTCGGATGCAACCAAACAGGCCGACATCATCATGATCCTGATCCCGGACGACAAACAACGGGCGATGTACGAAGAGGACATCAAACCCAATTTGAAGAAAGGCGCGGCGATTGCTTTCGGACATGGTTTCAATATCCATTTCGGTCAGGTTGAGCCGCCGGAGAACGTAGACGTTTTCATGGTCGCTCCTAAAGGCCCCGGACATCTGGTGCGCAGAACCTTTGAACAAGGCGGCGGCGTTCCCTGTTTGATGGCGATTTATCAAAACCCGACGAAGAAAGCCAAAGAGATCGCCCTTGCCTACGCAAAAGGCATCGGCGGAACCCGCGCAGGCGTTCTTGAAACAACCTTTAAGGAAGAAACCGAAACCGACCTGTTCGGAGAGCAAGTCGTTTTGTGCGGCGGCGCCACCGAATTGATCCGAGCCGGATTCGACACATTGGTGGAAGCGGGCTACAGCCCCGACCTGGCTTACTTCGAGTGTCTGCACGAACTGAAACTGATTGTCGACCTGATCTATGAAGGCGGCATTGGTAATATGCGCTATTCCATCAGCACCACTGCCGCCTACGGAGACGTCACCCGCGGCCCGCGCATCATCACCGAAGAAACCCGAAAAGAAATGAAGAAAATTCTGGGCGAGATTCAAAGCGGTCAGTTCGCCAAGGAATTCATTCTGGAGAACCAGGCCAACCGACCGGTCTTCAACGCTCGTTTGAAACACGACTCCGAACATCTCATCGAAGACGTTGGCGACAAACTACGCAAGATGATGCCCTTCGTCGGCAAAAAAATTCAATAGGCGTCACATGCGAATACCCATTGCAAAAGAAGGTTATATATTCATCATCCCTCTGGCATTGATCAGCGCGCTGTGTCTTGCCGCTTCTTTTTATGTCATCGGCGCCCTGTTCACCGGCCTGTTCCTCTTTGTCCTGTATTTCTTTCGCGACCCGGAGAGAAGCATTCCTTCCGAACCCAATGTCATCGTCTCTCCCGCCGATGGCAAGGTGGTCGAAATCATTTCTGAAACAGACCCCCTTCTGGGACGTCCGTTCACGCGCATCAGTATTTTCCTGAATGTCTTCAACGTGCACGTCAACCGGATACCGGTTGCAGGAAAGATAAAGACCGTCAAATACAACGAGGGAAAATTTCTCAACGCCGCAAGCCACAAAGCGTCGCTCGACAACGAACAAAATTCTTTAGTGATCGACACTGGAAACGGCGATATACTGGTTAAACAGATCGCCGGATTGATCGCTCGCAGAATTGTCTGCTGGGCCGGGGTCGGCGACGAATACCAGCTGGGCCAGCGCTTCGGCCTGATCCGGTTTGGATCGCGCGTTGATTTGCTCATACCCGAAGACACCAACATCACCGTTTCCTGCGGCGATATCGTGAAAGGCGGAACCAGTATTCTGGGATATTTGAAATGAAGCCGAGACGAGGCGTCTACATCCTCCCGAGTTTATTCACCACTGGCAATGTGTTCTGCGGCTTTTACGCATTCATTGAAGTATTGAATGAACGCTATTATATCGCCGCCTGGGCCATTGTCATCGCTATCATATTCGACGGACTCGACGGTCGAGTCGCTCGCCTGACCAAAACAACCAGCGCCTTTGGAATGCAGTACGATTCCCTGTCCGACATCATTTCCTTCGGAATGGCTCCTGCGTTTCTCGCCTATTCCTGGGTATTGAAGCCCTTTGGACGAATTGGCTGGATGGCGGCCTTTCTCTTCCTATTGTGCGGGGCCTTGCGCCTGGCGCGGTTCAACGTCACCAAATCCGACGAGGAAGGCGATAATTTCATAGGCCTGCCCATTCCCGCCGCCGCCGCTTTTATCGCATCCATTGTCATCGCATT
This window of the Candidatus Nitrohelix vancouverensis genome carries:
- the ilvC gene encoding ketol-acid reductoisomerase translates to MSKIYYNKDADIKILKKKTIAIVGYGSQGHAHARNLHDSGLKVIVGLRKESAFWKRAEKDGLEVHTVSDATKQADIIMILIPDDKQRAMYEEDIKPNLKKGAAIAFGHGFNIHFGQVEPPENVDVFMVAPKGPGHLVRRTFEQGGGVPCLMAIYQNPTKKAKEIALAYAKGIGGTRAGVLETTFKEETETDLFGEQVVLCGGATELIRAGFDTLVEAGYSPDLAYFECLHELKLIVDLIYEGGIGNMRYSISTTAAYGDVTRGPRIITEETRKEMKKILGEIQSGQFAKEFILENQANRPVFNARLKHDSEHLIEDVGDKLRKMMPFVGKKIQ
- a CDS encoding phosphatidylserine decarboxylase family protein, coding for MRIPIAKEGYIFIIPLALISALCLAASFYVIGALFTGLFLFVLYFFRDPERSIPSEPNVIVSPADGKVVEIISETDPLLGRPFTRISIFLNVFNVHVNRIPVAGKIKTVKYNEGKFLNAASHKASLDNEQNSLVIDTGNGDILVKQIAGLIARRIVCWAGVGDEYQLGQRFGLIRFGSRVDLLIPEDTNITVSCGDIVKGGTSILGYLK
- the pssA gene encoding CDP-diacylglycerol--serine O-phosphatidyltransferase, with the translated sequence MKPRRGVYILPSLFTTGNVFCGFYAFIEVLNERYYIAAWAIVIAIIFDGLDGRVARLTKTTSAFGMQYDSLSDIISFGMAPAFLAYSWVLKPFGRIGWMAAFLFLLCGALRLARFNVTKSDEEGDNFIGLPIPAAAAFIASIVIAFEDLFASQMNPAIMVGVVYILAFLMVSNIRYPALKKLEFKKRVSFARFLFVILALYVFASIPRVALFMVSFTYMMLGPLGIIYRKWGKKKESLETSPVPPSEY